In Acidiphilium acidophilum, one genomic interval encodes:
- a CDS encoding acetyl-CoA acetyltransferase, whose protein sequence is MGGASIVGWAHLAFGKLAAPDVETLIDDVAGAAIADAGVDPAEVDGVFVGNFNNGFSRQDFPSSLAMQGVPELRFKPAMRCENACASGSAAVYAARDFIAAGRGRIALVVGVEKMTGVASAAVGDILLGASYRREEGETPGGFAGVFGRIAESYFQRFGDQSDALAAIAAKNHRNGVDNPYAQMRRDFGVEFCRNVSEKNPYVAGPLKRTDCSLVSDGAAALVLADEEVAAGLARAVRFRAAQHVNDFLPMSRRDVTRFEGGAVAWGRALEQAGLTIGDLSFVETHDCFTIAELIEYEAMGLAPHGQGARVVLDGVVSAEGRLPVNRSGGLKAKGHPVGATGVSMHVMAAMQLTGEAGGMQLPRAEIGGVFNMGGAAVANYVSILERSR, encoded by the coding sequence ATGGGCGGGGCGAGTATTGTCGGGTGGGCGCATCTGGCGTTCGGGAAGCTCGCGGCGCCCGATGTGGAAACTCTGATCGATGACGTTGCCGGGGCGGCGATTGCCGATGCGGGGGTTGATCCTGCGGAGGTCGACGGGGTGTTCGTCGGCAATTTCAACAATGGGTTCAGCCGGCAGGATTTTCCCTCATCGTTGGCGATGCAGGGGGTGCCGGAATTGCGATTCAAGCCGGCGATGCGCTGCGAGAACGCCTGTGCTTCGGGGTCGGCTGCGGTTTATGCCGCGCGGGATTTCATTGCGGCGGGGCGGGGGCGGATTGCGCTGGTGGTGGGGGTTGAGAAAATGACCGGCGTGGCTTCGGCTGCGGTGGGGGATATTCTGCTGGGGGCTTCGTACCGGCGGGAGGAGGGTGAGACGCCGGGGGGATTTGCCGGGGTGTTCGGGCGGATTGCGGAGAGTTATTTTCAGCGGTTCGGCGATCAATCGGATGCGCTGGCGGCGATTGCGGCGAAGAATCATCGCAACGGAGTGGATAATCCGTATGCGCAGATGCGGCGGGATTTCGGAGTGGAATTCTGCCGGAACGTTTCAGAGAAAAATCCTTATGTGGCGGGGCCGTTGAAGCGGACCGACTGTTCGCTGGTGAGCGACGGGGCGGCGGCGCTGGTTCTGGCGGATGAGGAGGTTGCGGCGGGGCTCGCGCGGGCGGTGCGGTTTCGGGCGGCGCAGCATGTCAATGATTTTCTGCCGATGTCGCGGCGGGATGTGACGCGGTTCGAGGGCGGGGCGGTTGCCTGGGGGCGGGCGCTGGAGCAGGCGGGGCTCACGATCGGGGATTTGTCGTTCGTGGAGACGCATGATTGCTTCACGATCGCGGAGTTGATCGAGTACGAGGCGATGGGGCTGGCGCCGCATGGGCAGGGGGCGCGGGTGGTGCTGGACGGGGTAGTTTCGGCGGAGGGGCGGTTGCCGGTCAATCGGTCGGGCGGGTTGAAGGCCAAGGGGCATCCGGTGGGGGCGACCGGGGTTTCCATGCATGTTATGGCCGCGATGCAGCTCACCGGGGAGGCCGGTGGGATGCAGTTGCCGCGCGCGGAGATTGGCGGGGTGTTCAACATGGGGGGCGCGGCGGTCGCCAATTACGTTTCGATATTGGAACGCTCACGATAG
- the tnpC gene encoding IS66 family transposase → MSLHVAATKHCYLAIRCDCGHETIARPATGLCSHVEGRRRDLLMSERCLVGPMLATFIAALSLRFRLSRVKIAEFLADWLGVELGIATIERCIHEFGLASEPVVEQLIEDVRAADIVHLDETPWYQKASLLWLWVAVTATTIVYRIGSRKHCELAALIGEAFLGWLVTDGYGAYRDHPRRQRCLAHLIRKARALAEGHYGAGSGFGSDLVRDLRRLIERVHDGDDPAAIKRLTASIKWNCQCNRHEIDAKVRGLAGEILNDWDAVVAFVADRDLPPTNNDAERALRHAVISRRISFGTRSDEGSRFYAAALSVIDTCRKRGTDPWAYACALITAARANNLLPTIPAQVAV, encoded by the coding sequence ATGAGCCTTCATGTCGCAGCCACGAAACATTGCTATCTGGCGATACGCTGCGACTGTGGCCACGAGACCATCGCACGCCCCGCAACCGGACTGTGCTCACATGTCGAGGGGCGCCGGCGCGACCTGCTGATGAGCGAGCGCTGCCTGGTTGGCCCGATGCTCGCCACCTTCATCGCGGCGCTGTCGCTGCGTTTCCGCCTCTCGCGCGTCAAGATCGCTGAATTCCTGGCTGACTGGCTGGGCGTTGAGCTCGGGATTGCCACCATCGAACGCTGCATTCACGAATTCGGTCTGGCGAGCGAACCCGTGGTCGAGCAATTGATCGAAGATGTGCGTGCGGCTGACATCGTCCATCTCGACGAAACCCCGTGGTATCAAAAGGCAAGTCTGCTGTGGCTCTGGGTTGCGGTGACGGCAACCACGATCGTCTATCGGATCGGCAGCCGCAAGCACTGCGAATTGGCCGCGCTGATCGGCGAGGCCTTTCTGGGTTGGCTCGTCACCGACGGTTACGGTGCCTATCGCGATCATCCACGCCGCCAGAGATGTCTGGCGCACCTGATCCGTAAGGCCCGCGCGCTGGCAGAGGGGCATTACGGCGCGGGATCAGGCTTCGGCAGCGATCTGGTCCGCGATCTGCGCCGCCTGATCGAGCGCGTGCATGACGGCGACGACCCCGCCGCCATCAAGCGCCTGACCGCGAGCATCAAATGGAACTGTCAATGCAATCGCCATGAGATCGATGCGAAAGTTCGCGGGCTGGCAGGTGAAATCCTCAATGACTGGGACGCAGTGGTCGCCTTCGTCGCCGATCGGGATTTACCGCCCACCAACAATGATGCCGAACGTGCGCTCCGCCACGCGGTGATCTCGAGGCGCATCAGCTTTGGCACGCGATCCGATGAAGGGAGCCGGTTCTATGCCGCCGCGCTCAGCGTCATTGACACCTGCCGCAAGCGTGGCACTGATCCATGGGCCTATGCCTGCGCCCTCATCACCGCCGCACGAGCTAACAATCTGCTGCCCACAATCCCTGCCCAGGTAGCGGTCTGA
- a CDS encoding DUF6476 family protein, with protein MDQTRDSRKGTPDLRGLKALVIGLGVLIVLGTALVIGVVVKRFMESTGHAPVSIVSGAPFATVLPGGSGGKIAGIAGAGGEVAVWIDDGKGGRIDFIDPRSGAVLGSARVR; from the coding sequence ATGGATCAGACTCGGGACTCACGGAAAGGGACACCGGATTTGCGGGGGTTGAAGGCGCTGGTGATCGGGCTGGGCGTGCTGATCGTGCTCGGCACCGCCCTCGTGATCGGGGTTGTGGTCAAACGGTTCATGGAGTCAACCGGACACGCACCGGTGAGTATCGTGAGTGGGGCACCGTTTGCGACGGTTCTGCCTGGCGGGTCGGGCGGCAAAATCGCGGGGATCGCCGGGGCGGGTGGCGAGGTGGCGGTTTGGATCGATGATGGCAAAGGAGGCCGGATCGATTTCATCGATCCGCGGAGCGGGGCCGTTTTGGGCTCCGCACGGGTGCGATGA
- a CDS encoding DUF2256 domain-containing protein, with product MNRKTALPSKICAACGRPFNWRRKWARDWDNVRYCSDACRSGRRDAALSRRSGRGS from the coding sequence ATGAACCGAAAAACCGCTCTGCCCAGCAAGATTTGCGCTGCTTGCGGGCGGCCGTTCAACTGGCGGCGCAAATGGGCGCGTGACTGGGATAATGTGAGGTATTGTTCGGACGCGTGCCGTTCGGGCCGCCGTGACGCGGCGCTTTCGCGGCGGAGCGGGCGCGGCTCTTGA
- a CDS encoding IS1634 family transposase has protein sequence MFIRKTKTRNKSDNETYFTYRLVASERIGKQVRQITLLNLGRQFDLPQSDWQALCARIDALLAGQVGMLAEPEIIETLAQRYAARLIAAQPGAARSDAGHQAPPTPSTAVQASLFPSPAAPSAVYAEVDIASLQLIRPRSVGVEAVGLAAMNWLGIDQILRDLDFNGVQRAAVVGSLIGRMAAPGSELATWRWLRERSALGELLDVDFEAMPLIRLYRTSDLLVRHRDKIETALFSRIQDLFGLPVTVTLYDLTNTYFEGTASGNAKAARGRSKEKRTDCPLVTLGLVLDGSGFVRRSKMFAGNVGEATTLEEMLDGLTAPKGALVIMDAGIATAANVAWLIKHGYRYLVVSRERTRQFDPDQAISTLTASNETVQLQRVLSEDGTEVRLYCHSEGRKTKETAITDRFITRFEAGLTTLVDGLAKPHGQKNLADIQRRIGRLIEKSSGIGQHYEIIVTPDETGTKAASITWVKVPLEGSMLTHPGVYCLRSNETTWDAATLWHTYTMLTDLEAVFRGLKSELGLRPVFHHKADRTEGHLFITVLAYQLVQAIRHKLKAAGEPLSWTRLREIISVQQRITATFQQRDGRTLHVRKATVAEPALRRIYDALALNASPRGIQKLTV, from the coding sequence ATGTTTATCCGCAAAACAAAAACCCGGAATAAGTCCGATAACGAAACATACTTCACCTATCGCCTCGTCGCCTCCGAGCGCATCGGTAAGCAGGTCCGCCAGATCACCCTGCTCAACCTTGGCCGCCAGTTCGACCTGCCACAGAGCGACTGGCAGGCCCTGTGCGCCAGGATAGACGCCTTGCTTGCCGGACAGGTCGGTATGCTCGCAGAACCCGAGATCATCGAGACCTTGGCTCAACGATATGCCGCCCGTCTTATTGCGGCCCAGCCAGGGGCAGCCCGATCGGATGCTGGACACCAAGCTCCACCGACCCCGTCGACCGCCGTTCAGGCATCCTTATTCCCATCACCTGCCGCGCCATCTGCAGTTTACGCCGAGGTCGACATCGCCTCGCTGCAACTCATCCGGCCCCGGTCGGTCGGGGTCGAAGCGGTCGGCCTTGCAGCGATGAACTGGTTGGGAATCGATCAGATTCTCCGCGATCTCGATTTCAATGGTGTCCAGCGAGCCGCGGTGGTCGGCAGCCTCATAGGTCGCATGGCAGCGCCGGGCAGCGAACTCGCAACCTGGCGCTGGCTGCGCGAGCGCAGTGCCCTCGGCGAACTGCTGGACGTGGACTTCGAAGCCATGCCGTTGATCCGTCTGTATCGGACCTCCGACCTTCTTGTGCGACACCGTGACAAGATCGAGACCGCACTGTTCAGCCGGATCCAGGATTTGTTTGGACTGCCGGTTACCGTCACCCTCTACGATCTGACCAACACGTATTTCGAAGGTACCGCCAGCGGTAACGCCAAGGCTGCTCGCGGTCGATCAAAGGAGAAGCGAACCGACTGCCCTCTGGTTACCCTCGGCCTGGTCCTCGATGGCAGCGGCTTCGTGCGCCGCTCAAAGATGTTCGCCGGCAATGTCGGTGAAGCCACGACCCTTGAGGAGATGCTCGACGGCCTCACCGCTCCCAAGGGGGCGCTGGTCATCATGGATGCCGGCATCGCGACCGCAGCCAACGTCGCTTGGCTCATAAAACACGGATACCGTTACCTGGTGGTCAGCCGCGAACGCACCCGCCAGTTCGATCCGGATCAGGCGATCAGCACGCTGACCGCGTCGAACGAGACGGTCCAATTGCAACGTGTGCTGAGCGAGGATGGCACGGAGGTTCGGCTCTATTGCCATTCCGAGGGGCGCAAGACCAAGGAGACCGCAATCACTGATCGGTTCATCACCCGGTTCGAGGCCGGTCTCACCACGCTCGTCGACGGACTGGCAAAACCCCACGGACAGAAAAACCTGGCTGATATCCAGCGACGCATCGGCCGATTGATAGAGAAGAGCAGCGGCATCGGGCAACACTACGAGATCATCGTGACTCCCGATGAGACCGGAACCAAGGCCGCGTCGATCACCTGGGTCAAGGTTCCACTCGAGGGTTCAATGCTGACACATCCCGGGGTCTATTGTCTGCGCAGCAATGAAACCACCTGGGACGCCGCCACCTTGTGGCACACCTACACCATGTTGACCGATCTGGAGGCGGTGTTCCGCGGTCTCAAATCGGAACTCGGCCTCCGACCGGTGTTCCATCACAAAGCGGACCGCACCGAAGGGCATCTGTTCATCACCGTGCTGGCCTATCAACTGGTCCAGGCAATCCGGCATAAACTGAAAGCGGCAGGGGAGCCCCTGTCATGGACCCGATTGCGCGAAATCATCTCGGTGCAGCAACGGATCACCGCAACCTTCCAGCAGCGCGACGGTCGCACCCTGCATGTCCGCAAGGCCACAGTCGCCGAACCAGCCTTGCGCCGGATTTATGATGCGTTGGCACTCAATGCCTCGCCAAGAGGGATCCAGAAACTCACCGTCTGA
- a CDS encoding glycosyltransferase family 4 protein, with protein sequence MSQTQRLNRRMIGAALIAAATGYSGTAHAIPAFAAQTGMHCSACHIGFPQLTPYGRMFKLQGYITGGTFPTWKNFALMSQTGFTQLHDKIAGGLRPGYKSNDAWVAAQQSSLYYGGAIDAALGIGAFIQVTYDNVSKSWHWDNTDIRLARSAHLFNRSLIYGFTFNNAPTVTDLWNSTPDWGYPFIHSYLAPAPAATPQVDQLAQEVYGVIVHSSAEAELLRPLLPDTHIETVAWAVPLRPTKIPFAERTGYGFVGGFRHPPNVDAVKYFVETIMPALPQPESQRFTIIGSNMPPEIAQLHSAGIDVRGHVPILADALNHLRCTIAPLRYGAGVKGKVLDPSPTASPA encoded by the coding sequence ATGTCGCAAACGCAACGGCTCAATCGCCGGATGATCGGGGCTGCCCTGATCGCTGCCGCGACCGGATATTCCGGCACCGCCCATGCCATCCCCGCTTTCGCGGCGCAGACCGGCATGCATTGCTCGGCCTGCCATATCGGGTTTCCGCAACTCACACCCTATGGACGGATGTTCAAGCTCCAGGGCTACATCACCGGCGGCACCTTCCCGACCTGGAAGAATTTCGCCCTGATGTCGCAGACCGGCTTCACCCAGTTGCACGACAAGATCGCGGGCGGCCTGCGCCCCGGCTATAAATCCAACGACGCCTGGGTCGCGGCGCAGCAATCGAGCCTCTATTACGGCGGCGCGATCGATGCCGCTCTCGGCATCGGCGCCTTCATCCAGGTCACCTACGACAATGTCAGCAAATCATGGCACTGGGACAACACCGATATCCGCCTCGCCCGCTCGGCGCATCTGTTCAACCGTTCGCTGATCTACGGCTTCACCTTCAACAACGCGCCGACCGTGACGGATCTGTGGAACTCGACACCGGATTGGGGTTATCCGTTCATTCACTCCTACCTCGCGCCGGCTCCGGCGGCGACCCCGCAGGTCGATCAACTGGCGCAGGAGGTCTATGGCGTCATCGTCCACTCCTCGGCCGAAGCCGAACTCCTCCGCCCCCTCCTGCCCGATACCCATATCGAAACCGTCGCCTGGGCCGTCCCCCTCCGCCCCACCAAAATCCCCTTCGCCGAACGCACCGGCTACGGCTTCGTCGGCGGCTTCCGCCACCCCCCCAACGTCGATGCGGTGAAATACTTCGTCGAAACCATCATGCCCGCCCTCCCGCAGCCCGAATCCCAGCGCTTCACCATCATCGGCAGCAACATGCCGCCCGAAATCGCCCAGCTCCACAGCGCCGGCATCGATGTCCGCGGCCACGTCCCGATCCTGGCGGACGCCCTGAACCACCTCCGCTGCACCATCGCCCCCCTCCGCTACGGCGCCGGCGTCAAAGGCAAAGTCCTCGATCCTTCGCCCACGGCCTCCCCTGCCTGA
- the rpoH gene encoding RNA polymerase sigma factor RpoH, with protein MASGMSTMAPSEGNLSRYLQEIRKYPMLAPEEEDRLARAWRDNEDHKAAHKLVTSHLRLVAKIAMGYRGYGLPLGELISEGNVGMMQAVKRFDPERGFRLATYAMWWIRAAIQEYILHSWSLVKMGTTASQKKLFFNLRRLKGQMQAIEDGDMQPEQVAKVARVLGVPEQDVISMNRRLAAPDNSLNAPIRMDGEGEWQDWLVDDADSQEESIGDREEMTGRRALLATALKTLNDRERHILIQRRLKDEPTTLEDLSQQYNISRERVRQIEVRAFEKLQKSMKTQVSEQRAEQRNAVQARLGA; from the coding sequence ATGGCCTCCGGAATGAGCACTATGGCCCCGAGCGAGGGCAATCTTTCGCGGTACCTTCAGGAAATCCGCAAATACCCGATGCTGGCACCCGAGGAAGAGGATCGTCTGGCCCGTGCCTGGCGCGACAATGAGGATCACAAGGCCGCTCACAAGCTGGTCACCTCGCATCTGCGGCTCGTTGCCAAGATCGCGATGGGGTATCGAGGTTATGGTTTGCCGCTCGGCGAGCTGATTTCCGAGGGTAACGTCGGCATGATGCAGGCGGTGAAGCGGTTCGATCCGGAACGCGGTTTCCGCCTCGCGACCTATGCAATGTGGTGGATAAGGGCCGCAATTCAGGAATACATTCTGCATTCCTGGTCGCTGGTCAAAATGGGCACTACCGCGTCGCAGAAGAAGCTGTTCTTCAACCTTCGTCGCCTGAAGGGTCAGATGCAGGCGATCGAGGATGGCGACATGCAGCCCGAGCAGGTGGCCAAGGTGGCCCGCGTGCTCGGCGTACCGGAGCAGGACGTCATCAGCATGAACCGTCGCCTTGCGGCGCCGGATAACAGCCTGAACGCGCCGATCCGGATGGATGGCGAGGGCGAATGGCAGGATTGGCTGGTCGACGATGCCGACAGCCAGGAAGAGAGCATTGGCGATCGCGAGGAAATGACCGGTCGACGGGCGCTTTTGGCCACCGCGCTCAAGACCCTGAATGATCGCGAGCGGCACATCCTGATCCAGCGCCGGCTCAAGGACGAGCCGACCACTCTCGAAGATCTGTCGCAACAGTATAATATCTCGCGGGAGCGGGTGCGCCAGATCGAGGTCCGGGCGTTCGAGAAGCTTCAGAAATCGATGAAGACCCAAGTTTCGGAACAGCGGGCCGAACAGCGTAATGCGGTGCAGGCGCGCCTCGGGGCCTGA
- a CDS encoding PH domain-containing protein has product MGGQGIINNIMALQIKAKHKVYNINMLCALVANYDRFSAKDGLSMPFPGSAMLIAFCVFAFGLISLIIPARYALTVDDSGITLRELTRAQFVPWSEVAGISVVSWRPTTTAGVPSGVRVRRCAYGRSMTDLVIPDIFPIHRDALAGLLHDRVSNSDGPRL; this is encoded by the coding sequence GTGGGGGGTCAAGGGATCATCAATAATATTATGGCACTACAAATAAAAGCAAAACATAAAGTATACAATATCAATATGTTATGCGCTTTGGTTGCAAATTATGATCGTTTTAGTGCTAAAGATGGGCTAAGCATGCCTTTTCCCGGTAGCGCCATGCTGATCGCGTTCTGCGTGTTCGCCTTCGGTCTCATCAGCCTGATCATTCCGGCCCGTTACGCCCTGACGGTGGACGACAGCGGGATCACCCTGCGTGAATTGACTCGTGCGCAATTCGTCCCGTGGAGCGAGGTCGCAGGAATCAGCGTTGTGTCGTGGCGGCCGACCACCACGGCAGGCGTTCCAAGCGGCGTTCGCGTTCGCCGCTGCGCATACGGTCGATCGATGACTGACCTTGTCATCCCCGACATTTTTCCAATCCACCGCGACGCACTCGCCGGACTGTTGCACGATCGTGTCTCGAATAGCGACGGGCCCCGACTATAG
- a CDS encoding IS4 family transposase yields the protein MGIAASKKRDGGRLKDIRAFIDELYAHDLHAKRVDSLSAATLGVMTGASLAVAMIGQALAQARGLVTKHAIKQVDRMLSNESIDVWESFARWVPHLVGSQTDIVVAMDWTDFDGDDQATLALNLVSKHGRAMPLLWLSMWKEELKDQRNAIEDTCLRRLSEVVPPGCRVTILADRGFGDHKLFAYLTELGFAYIIRFRGNIHVTDAAGETRTAADWVGKSGRARKLRGARVTASHAYQVGAVVCVHARDMKEPWCLASSDAVASAGTLIKQYSRRWTIEPSFRDVKDLRFGMGMAEIRIAEPERRDRLLLISAFAMALLTMLGTAGESLGMDRQLKSNTSKTRSHSLFRQGCMLYELIPNMPKHRLLPLMRRFTEMLRSSGIFGNSMPAT from the coding sequence ATGGGAATTGCAGCATCGAAAAAGCGTGATGGTGGGCGGTTGAAGGACATCCGCGCATTCATTGACGAGTTGTATGCCCACGATCTCCACGCCAAACGCGTTGACTCCCTGTCTGCTGCGACACTGGGCGTGATGACCGGCGCGTCGCTCGCCGTCGCGATGATCGGTCAGGCGTTGGCACAGGCGCGCGGGCTGGTGACCAAGCACGCGATCAAGCAGGTTGATCGCATGCTCAGTAACGAGAGTATCGACGTCTGGGAAAGCTTCGCCCGTTGGGTACCGCATCTGGTGGGTTCGCAGACCGACATCGTCGTTGCCATGGACTGGACGGATTTCGACGGCGACGATCAGGCAACGTTGGCGCTCAACCTGGTGAGCAAGCATGGCCGGGCGATGCCTCTGTTGTGGCTGTCGATGTGGAAAGAGGAATTGAAAGATCAGCGCAACGCCATCGAGGATACTTGCCTGCGCCGCCTGTCGGAGGTTGTCCCGCCCGGCTGCCGCGTGACCATCCTGGCCGACCGCGGCTTCGGTGACCACAAGCTGTTCGCGTATCTTACGGAGCTTGGCTTTGCCTATATCATTCGCTTCCGCGGCAACATCCATGTCACCGATGCCGCAGGCGAGACGCGAACCGCGGCGGACTGGGTCGGCAAATCGGGCCGGGCGCGCAAACTGCGTGGTGCGCGCGTCACCGCCTCGCACGCCTATCAGGTCGGTGCCGTGGTGTGCGTACATGCGCGTGACATGAAGGAGCCGTGGTGCCTGGCGAGCAGTGACGCCGTGGCGTCTGCAGGGACATTGATCAAGCAATATTCCCGGCGCTGGACGATCGAACCCAGCTTCAGGGACGTCAAGGATTTGCGTTTTGGGATGGGGATGGCTGAGATCCGCATCGCCGAACCAGAGCGGCGCGATCGGCTGCTGCTCATCAGCGCGTTTGCGATGGCGCTGCTGACCATGCTCGGGACGGCAGGCGAGAGCCTGGGAATGGATCGACAGCTCAAGTCCAACACTTCGAAGACCCGCTCACACTCGTTGTTCCGTCAGGGGTGCATGCTCTATGAATTGATCCCGAACATGCCGAAGCACCGGCTACTGCCCCTGATGCGGCGGTTCACGGAAATGCTGCGCAGCAGCGGCATATTCGGCAATTCCATGCCGGCTACGTAA
- a CDS encoding RluA family pseudouridine synthase translates to MYGTILVCATPADQGERLDRFLADHLAGLSRSRIKILIEDGAVTCNAIPSRTPSAPVRAGDTVQIEIPAPLPATPRGQSIPFPILHEDDDLIVLDKPAGLVVHPAPGNQEGTLVNALIAHCGDSLQGIGGERRPGIVHRLDKDTSGVMVVAKTEIAHHALSEAFAARDIERHYLALCWGAPQPASGAIEGAIGRDPRERKRMAVVARGGRYALTHYATERQFGLGAALIACRLATGRTHQIRVHLANAGHPIVGDPVYLRRKPAAAMHITEPARSLLLDFPRQALHAASLGFVHPRTGKALRFETPAPGDFAALIDALDDL, encoded by the coding sequence TTGTATGGGACGATCCTCGTTTGCGCCACGCCCGCCGATCAGGGTGAGCGGCTGGACCGGTTTCTCGCCGACCATCTCGCCGGACTGTCACGCTCACGGATAAAAATCCTGATCGAGGACGGGGCAGTAACGTGCAATGCCATCCCGAGCCGCACCCCATCGGCCCCGGTGCGCGCGGGCGATACTGTCCAGATCGAGATTCCGGCCCCGCTGCCCGCGACGCCGCGGGGCCAGTCGATACCGTTTCCGATCCTCCATGAGGATGACGACCTGATCGTCCTCGACAAACCCGCCGGGCTCGTCGTGCACCCCGCGCCGGGAAATCAGGAAGGAACGCTGGTGAACGCGCTGATCGCCCATTGCGGCGACAGCCTCCAGGGGATCGGCGGCGAACGCCGGCCCGGCATCGTGCACCGGCTCGACAAGGATACGTCGGGTGTGATGGTCGTCGCGAAAACCGAAATCGCCCACCACGCGCTCAGCGAAGCCTTCGCTGCGCGCGATATCGAGCGTCACTATCTCGCTCTGTGCTGGGGCGCGCCGCAACCGGCATCGGGCGCGATCGAGGGCGCGATCGGCCGCGATCCGCGCGAGCGCAAACGGATGGCGGTGGTGGCACGCGGAGGACGCTACGCCTTGACCCACTACGCCACCGAACGGCAATTCGGGCTGGGGGCGGCGCTGATCGCCTGCCGGCTCGCGACCGGTCGCACCCACCAGATCCGCGTGCATCTCGCGAACGCCGGCCATCCGATCGTGGGCGACCCGGTATATCTGCGGCGCAAACCAGCAGCTGCCATGCATATCACCGAGCCGGCGCGGTCGCTGTTGCTCGATTTTCCCCGTCAGGCACTCCATGCCGCGAGCCTCGGTTTCGTCCATCCGCGCACCGGAAAGGCGCTCAGGTTCGAGACGCCGGCACCTGGCGATTTCGCCGCGCTGATCGATGCGCTGGACGATTTATAA